CCTGCGGATGGGTCTGCGCCACGTACAGCAGCAGCGCGGGAGTCTCGGTCAGCACACCGTGTTCCGTGGCCAGCGCGGGCACTCTGCCCTTGGGATTGATGCTCAGGTATTCGGGGCTGCGCTGCTCGTTGTCGGCAAAGCTCAGCGTCTTGAGCGTGAACTGGGCATCCGCCTCATAAAGCGCAATCAGTACGGCCTGCGCGCAGGTGCCAGCTGCGTAGTAAAGCGTGGTTTGGCTTGCCAAAATCGTTCTCCCGTGGATGGTGATATGCCTGTGCAGTGTAGGCTGCTGCGCAGCCGGCTCAATCCCATGAACCGGGTCTGCTCATAGCAATGGCGCAAGGCAGACATCGACATCTCATGGCAGCATCGCGCTTCTGCCAGAAGTGCCCCACCCGAAATGAAATCCTCCATCCGCATTGTTGACGTCGACCGCCTGGAAACCTGGAGCAAGTACAAGGCCGGCATGTGTGACAGCTGCGCGGCCAATTGCTGCACCATGCCGCTGGAGGTGCGCCTGCCGGATCTGGTGCGCCTGGAGCTGGTGGACCCGTTCGAGGTCGAGAACATCGAGCCCAAGCTGATCGCCAAGCGGCTGCTGAAGATGCGCATGATCGACCACTTCAACCCCAAGCACGAGATCTTCACCATGGCCCGCCGGGCGGGTGGCGACTGCAATTTCCTGGACAAGAACACGCGCCGCTGCACGGTCTATGAAAAGCGCCCCGAAACCTGCAGATTGCACCCCAAGAAAGGCCCCAAACCAGGGTTCTGTGCCTATGGCAACAAGGCGCTTTCATAGCAGCAAGCAGTGCGTTTAATCCCTGGCAAGATCGGGACATGGAGACATCACAAAAAGGCAAGCCTTGGAGCGCAACAGAAGTTCGGGCAACCATCCAAAGTTATCTGAACATGCTGCAGCAAGAACTGGCCGGGCAACGCTGCAACAAGGCGGCTTGCCGACAGCTTCTATTCCAGCAACTGAACGGTATCCGATCGCCTGCATCCATTGAATTCAAGCACTGCAATATCAGTGCAGTCATGCGTCTTCTTGGCTACCCTCACATCAAGGGTTATCAGCCACGGTTCAACTTCCAGTCGCTGCTGATAGAGGAAGTCGAATCCCAGCTGCAGCAATGCCAGGCGTTGGAAGCCATCGTGCAATTTGCCGTGACTCAGCCGGCAGTTGAGTACCTCGCTCCGACATTCGACACTGTGCAGCAAGAGCCCCCGAAGCGCACGCCCAAAGCGGCTGAGCCCACCGCGACTTATGCCCTGCACAGTGCCGCTAAACGTGACTAT
This DNA window, taken from Comamonas testosteroni TK102, encodes the following:
- a CDS encoding YkgJ family cysteine cluster protein; the encoded protein is MKSSIRIVDVDRLETWSKYKAGMCDSCAANCCTMPLEVRLPDLVRLELVDPFEVENIEPKLIAKRLLKMRMIDHFNPKHEIFTMARRAGGDCNFLDKNTRRCTVYEKRPETCRLHPKKGPKPGFCAYGNKALS
- a CDS encoding DUF3883 domain-containing protein, with translation METSQKGKPWSATEVRATIQSYLNMLQQELAGQRCNKAACRQLLFQQLNGIRSPASIEFKHCNISAVMRLLGYPHIKGYQPRFNFQSLLIEEVESQLQQCQALEAIVQFAVTQPAVEYLAPTFDTVQQEPPKRTPKAAEPTATYALHSAAKRDYLAQEARNRSLGLAGEKFVLAYEQWQLEKQGLHKLASRVEHVAESLGDGLGFDVRSFDLHGKEKLIEVKTTSFAKETPFFVTRNELQVSQQESSRFHLYRLYDFRKRPQLFDLPGAIDSHCQLDAQSYRASF